The genome window ACTGCTGCTGACGGAGAGTTGACCCGAGCCTCCCGTGAACGCGTGTGAAGGTGCGCCCGCTCGTCACACCGGAGGCTCACATGACACTCAATCGTCGCAACTTCCTGCAGCTCTCCGCCGTCGGCGGAACGGCGCTCGCCCTGGGTCCGGCCTTCTGGCGCCAGGCCTATGCCGCCCCCGCCAGGCCCGGCACCAGTCCCTACGGCGCCCTGTCCGGTTCCGCCGATGCCAATGGCGTGCGGCTGCCCGCGGGCTTCTCCTCGCGCATCATCGCGCGCTCCGGCGCCAAGGTGGCCAACACCGGCTACACCTGGCACGGGGCGCCGGACGGTGGCGCCTGCTTCCCCGTGTCGGGCGGCGGGTGGATCTACACCTCCAACTCCGAGAAGACCCTGGGCACCGGCGGCGTCTCGGCCATCCGCTTCGATGGGGGCGGCGCCATCACCGGCGCCTACCGCATCCTCTCCAACACCACCTCCAACTGCGCCGGTGGCCGCACCCCCTGGGGCACCTGGCTGTCGTGCGAGGAGTACTCCGGCGGCCGCGTCTGGGAGTGCGATCCCACGAAGGCCTCGCAGGGCGTGGTGCGCCCCGCGCTCGGCACCTTCTCCCACGAGGCCGTCGCGGTGGACTCGGATGACTACCGGCTCTACCTCACCGAGGACAGCACCAGCGGCCGCTTCTACCGCTTCACCCCGTCCGCCTATCCCTCGCTCGATGCGGGCACGCTCGAGGCCGCTCGGGTCTCCGGGGATCCGCTGACCGGCGCCACCGTGACGTGGGAGCCCGTGTCCGCCAGCAAGCCCGCCTCGCAGCAGTCCAACGCCTCGCGCACCACCGTCTTCAACGGTGGCGAGGGCTGCTGGTACGACCGCGGCACCGTCTACTTCACCACCAAGGGCGACAACCGCGTCTGGGCCTACACCCCGGCCTCCTCGCGCCTGGAGATCATCTACGACGACAACCTCTATCCGAACTCGCCCCTCACCGGCGTGGACAACGTCACCGTGTCCTCCTCGGGCGACATCTTCGTGGCCGAGGACGGGGGGGACTTGCAGATCTGCATCATCACCCCGGAGCGCATCGTGGCGCCGCTGCTCCAGCTCGTGGGCCACAACAGCTCGGAGATCACCGGCCCCGCGTTCAGCCCGGACGGCAAGCGGCTGTATTTCAGCTCCCAGCGCGGCACCTCCGGCACCAACGGCGGCGGCATCACCTTCGAGGTGACCGGACCGTTCCGCACGTAGGCGCGCGGCGTCTCGCGGGGAGCGCTATCCGAGCCAGGAGATGAGGGCGCGGACGGCCTCCTCGCGGCGCCGGGACGTCTCCTGGACGCGCTGGAGTCCGGCCAGCAGGCCCATCCCCTTGGCGGCGCGCTCGGGGGCGGTGCGGTAGTTCTCCGCGAGCTGCTCCAGGTGCTCGCGCAGCCGCGGATGGCTCTCGCGGACGCGGGCGGGTGTCGTGTCCGGCTTCACCTGGGAGACGAGCGCCGAGGCGAGCTGCTGCCACGCCTCCAGGCTCTGTCCGGTGCGGCGCTCGAAGCCACCGCGCACCATGGGCCTGACGAAGAAGGGCATCGACGAGAAGTCGCGCACCGTGTCCTCGAGGACGTTGCGGAGCGCGGCGACGAGCGTGACGGGATCCGAGGTCATGGGGGCGGAGCCTACCGCAACCGCCCCGGGACGACGCTCCTACTTGGGCATCACACCGAAGGCCTTGAGCATCGCCACGGCGATGCCCATGAGACTCTCGCCAGCGATGAAGCCCGAGCTCACCGGGAGCACCAGGGCATCGGCCAGCTTCGCCTTCTTGCGGCGCAGCACCTCGGCGATGGCCGCGCCGATGAAGAAGCTGATGGAGCTGGCCCCGGGGATGACGATGGACAGCCCCAGCCCCGACGCCGAGGGGATGAAGGGTCTGGCCTTCTTCGGCGCCCAGCGCTCCAGCAGCACCAGCGCCACGCCCAGGCACAGCCCACACACGGCCCCGATGCGCGCGGACACCGGCAGCGCATGCACCCCGCTCATGAGCATCTTCGACACGCCCGCCCACACCAGGGACGAGGGCGCGGGGAACTCCTCGGTGCCGAGCACGGACGCGTCCGGCACGAGCAGGTTGAACGCGGGCACCACCACCGCCGCCCCCGCCACCACCCCGAAGAGCTGCGCGATGAACTGCTGACGCGGGTTGGCGCCGAGCAGCCAACCCGACTTGAGGTCCGTGAGCAGGTCCGCCGAGTGCAGCCCCACGCCGCCCGTGGCGTTGGCGCTCATCACGTTGGCGGTGAGGTTGCCAGGCAACAGGGCGCCATAGAGCAGCTGGGTCACCGGCCCGAGCGCCTTGGTGGGCGTGGTGTCCGTCTCGCCCGTGACGCGCGAGGCGATGACGCCCATCACCACCGACAGCGGCAGCGCCACCACGCCCGCCCACCAGGGAACCTGGAAGAGGTAGGCCATCAGCGCCACCACCACCGGACCGAGCACCAGGAAACCCAGGGGGAACCACGCGGGAGGACACTCGATGTCGGCGAGGGGATCCGCCTCCGCGTTCTGCTTGCGGCCGAACAGGCCCGCGAGCGCCTTGAAGGACTTGGCCACGCTGCGCCACTGGAAGGCGAAGGACAGCAGGCCCGAGGACACGAGCACCGAGGCCCCCGTCCACAGCGCCCAGCCGTTGATGGCCTTGTAGGTCACCTCGGGGATGACGCCGCGGCTGACCATCTCCGGCGCGAGGACGCCGTAGGTGAGCAGCGCCCCGAGCAGCATGGACCAGCCCGTCTTGAAGCTCACCAGCGCGCCCGCGCCGATGAGCAGCAGGCTCAGGTCGAGCGACAGCGTCCACGCCCCCGCGGGCCTGCCACCAATGGTGAAGGGCAGGCTGAGCTTGGCGGGCAGGTTCCACACGAGCCACGAGGCCTTGGCGTCGCGCCAGAAGGCGATGACGGCGCCGATGAGGCCCGCGAGGCCCAGCGAGCGCGCCTTGCCCCGCGAGCGCTCGTCATGCCCGTGCAGCGCCTGGAGCGTCTGGGCGGTGGCGGTGCCGGTGGGAAAGGGAAGCTGCTCGATGTTGATGAGCTGGCGCTTGATGGGGATGGCGGCGAAGACGCCCAGCGCGGAGATGACGGCGAACCACGCCACCAACCACCCCGTGGGCGGCAGCGCGCCGGTGAGCATCAACAGCGCGGGCACGGCCGCCATGTTGCCGCCGCCCGTCATGTACCCCGCCGCCGACGCCACCGAGCCCATGGCGTTGTTCTCCAGCGTGGTGAAGTCCTGCTTGAGCAGCCCCACGCCCCGCAGCGCGCCAAACGTCGCGAAGGCGAGGATGCACGCGGTGAGCGTGACGCCCAGGCTCCAGCCCGTCTTGAGGATGACGTAGAGGTTGGACAGGCACATCACCGCGCCAATCAGCATCCCCGCGATGACGGCTCGCACGGTGAGCTGACGCACGCCCCCCTGGTAGACATTCTCGAGCCAGTGTCGCTCGGGATCCACGGGAGTGGAGTCCCGCTCCGATGGAGGTGGGGGCTCGGGCTGGAGGCGGAGCTGCTGGGGCGAGGGCGAGACGGGAGAAGTCATGTGGAGGCGCGAGGATAGCGGAACACCTCCTACCCGACGAGTGGGACCGCGCGCCCCCGGGGGGACGGGCTCAGTGCGCGCCGCCGGGCCCGTGGGCGTGGCCGTGCTCGAGCTCCTCGGTGGTGGCCGGACGCACCTCGCGCACCGTCACGTCGAAGTGCAGCGTCTTGCCCGCCAGCGGGTGGTTGAGGTCCACCACCACCGAGTCCCCCTTCACCTCGCGCACGGTGATGGGGATGACGTCGCCCTCGGCCGTCTGGGCGGAGATGCTCAGGCCCGCCTGGAGCGGCGCATCCGGGGGGAACATGCTGCGCGGCACTTCCTGGAGTCCGCGCGGATCATGCTCGCCATAGCCCTGGGCGGGCACCACGACGACCTTCTTCGCGTCGCCGGCGGACAGTCCCTCCAGTTGCCCTTCCAGACCCGGGACGATCTGCCCCCGTCCGTGCATATAGGCCAGGGGTTGGCCGGGCTCGCTCTCATCGACGACCTTGCCATCGCCGAGGTGCAACCGGTACTCCAACGAGACCACGCAGTCCTTGGACACCTTCATGTGCGGCTGCTCCTTGAGCTGTCCTGCCAAGAGGGATGAGGGGGGTATGGGACAGTGCCCGGCCCAAGGCAACCCC of Cystobacter fuscus DSM 2262 contains these proteins:
- a CDS encoding OPT family oligopeptide transporter, giving the protein MTSPVSPSPQQLRLQPEPPPPSERDSTPVDPERHWLENVYQGGVRQLTVRAVIAGMLIGAVMCLSNLYVILKTGWSLGVTLTACILAFATFGALRGVGLLKQDFTTLENNAMGSVASAAGYMTGGGNMAAVPALLMLTGALPPTGWLVAWFAVISALGVFAAIPIKRQLINIEQLPFPTGTATAQTLQALHGHDERSRGKARSLGLAGLIGAVIAFWRDAKASWLVWNLPAKLSLPFTIGGRPAGAWTLSLDLSLLLIGAGALVSFKTGWSMLLGALLTYGVLAPEMVSRGVIPEVTYKAINGWALWTGASVLVSSGLLSFAFQWRSVAKSFKALAGLFGRKQNAEADPLADIECPPAWFPLGFLVLGPVVVALMAYLFQVPWWAGVVALPLSVVMGVIASRVTGETDTTPTKALGPVTQLLYGALLPGNLTANVMSANATGGVGLHSADLLTDLKSGWLLGANPRQQFIAQLFGVVAGAAVVVPAFNLLVPDASVLGTEEFPAPSSLVWAGVSKMLMSGVHALPVSARIGAVCGLCLGVALVLLERWAPKKARPFIPSASGLGLSIVIPGASSISFFIGAAIAEVLRRKKAKLADALVLPVSSGFIAGESLMGIAVAMLKAFGVMPK
- a CDS encoding FKBP-type peptidyl-prolyl cis-trans isomerase encodes the protein MKVSKDCVVSLEYRLHLGDGKVVDESEPGQPLAYMHGRGQIVPGLEGQLEGLSAGDAKKVVVVPAQGYGEHDPRGLQEVPRSMFPPDAPLQAGLSISAQTAEGDVIPITVREVKGDSVVVDLNHPLAGKTLHFDVTVREVRPATTEELEHGHAHGPGGAH
- a CDS encoding alkaline phosphatase PhoX — translated: MTLNRRNFLQLSAVGGTALALGPAFWRQAYAAPARPGTSPYGALSGSADANGVRLPAGFSSRIIARSGAKVANTGYTWHGAPDGGACFPVSGGGWIYTSNSEKTLGTGGVSAIRFDGGGAITGAYRILSNTTSNCAGGRTPWGTWLSCEEYSGGRVWECDPTKASQGVVRPALGTFSHEAVAVDSDDYRLYLTEDSTSGRFYRFTPSAYPSLDAGTLEAARVSGDPLTGATVTWEPVSASKPASQQSNASRTTVFNGGEGCWYDRGTVYFTTKGDNRVWAYTPASSRLEIIYDDNLYPNSPLTGVDNVTVSSSGDIFVAEDGGDLQICIITPERIVAPLLQLVGHNSSEITGPAFSPDGKRLYFSSQRGTSGTNGGGITFEVTGPFRT